In a genomic window of Prochlorococcus marinus str. GP2:
- the rlmN gene encoding 23S rRNA (adenine(2503)-C(2))-methyltransferase RlmN, with amino-acid sequence MKNLLGSSLKDLENIALGYGQAAFRGRQIYSWIYNYRNKNKNIDQIEVLPLDFRKKLKEDGFKVSELSFQEKNLSNDGTLKLLLTTLDNESIECVGIPTEKRLTACLSSQVGCPMDCKFCATGKEGLKRSLKASEILDQILFIENEMNRKVTNIVFMGMGEPLLNINDLLLSIRSINDDFQISQRKITVSTVAVPRMIKKLSAKSFQILGNCQFTLAISLHASNQKTRQMIIPSAKNYDIENIIEDCRQYVKDTGRRVSFEYLMLNGINDKLEHANELSNLLRGFQCHVNLIQYNQVDEVEFKRASIKNLQLFQSRLSNNGIAVSLRKSRGLDKNAACGQLRQNARKK; translated from the coding sequence TTGAAAAATCTTCTTGGAAGTTCTTTAAAGGATTTAGAAAATATAGCTTTAGGTTATGGTCAGGCAGCTTTTAGAGGTCGCCAAATCTATAGTTGGATCTATAACTATAGAAACAAGAATAAAAATATTGATCAAATAGAAGTCTTACCTTTAGATTTTAGAAAAAAGTTAAAGGAGGATGGTTTTAAAGTAAGTGAACTTAGTTTTCAAGAAAAAAACTTGTCTAACGATGGTACTCTTAAGCTATTACTAACTACATTGGACAATGAAAGTATCGAGTGCGTCGGCATACCTACTGAAAAAAGATTAACTGCATGTCTCTCTAGTCAAGTTGGATGCCCAATGGACTGCAAATTTTGCGCAACTGGTAAGGAAGGTTTGAAGAGATCTTTAAAAGCAAGTGAAATATTAGATCAAATTTTATTTATTGAGAATGAAATGAATAGAAAAGTAACTAACATTGTTTTTATGGGTATGGGCGAACCCTTATTGAATATTAATGATTTGCTTTTATCAATTAGGTCTATAAATGATGATTTTCAGATTAGTCAAAGAAAGATAACTGTGAGCACTGTTGCTGTACCAAGAATGATAAAAAAGTTATCAGCAAAATCTTTCCAAATTTTAGGAAATTGTCAATTTACATTAGCAATAAGTTTACATGCTTCAAATCAAAAAACAAGACAAATGATAATACCAAGTGCAAAAAACTATGATATTGAAAATATAATTGAGGACTGCAGGCAATATGTAAAAGATACTGGTAGAAGAGTAAGTTTTGAATATTTAATGTTAAATGGGATTAATGATAAATTAGAACATGCCAATGAATTGAGTAATTTGTTAAGAGGTTTTCAATGTCACGTAAATTTAATACAGTACAACCAGGTTGATGAAGTTGAATTTAAACGAGCCTCAATAAAAAATCTTCAATTATTTCAATCTAGACTTTCTAATAATGGTATTGCTGTCAGCTTGCGAAAAAGCAGAGGTCTAGATAAAAATGCTGCATGTGGCCAGTTAAGACAAAATGCAAGAAAAAAATAA
- a CDS encoding high light inducible protein: protein MIKPEIAPKRKLPRYGFHSYNERLNGRMAMIGFIALILTEFFLKHGLLLW, encoded by the coding sequence ATGATTAAGCCAGAGATTGCCCCCAAAAGAAAATTACCTCGTTATGGTTTCCATTCTTATAATGAAAGACTTAATGGAAGAATGGCAATGATTGGATTTATAGCTCTTATTCTTACAGAATTCTTTCTTAAACATGGTCTGCTGTTATGGTGA